A part of Rhopalosiphum maidis isolate BTI-1 chromosome 3, ASM367621v3, whole genome shotgun sequence genomic DNA contains:
- the LOC113555503 gene encoding hemoglobinase-like isoform X2, whose amino-acid sequence MFLISWILSAFCIAIVFSAHINENDPNNSSKNIWAVLVAGSHRWMRYRHQSNVCHAYKILRANGIPKHRIITFMYDDIAYNSDTNKDNIFIFHTGLGGHDGYVEFPDSGEDTDLHAQELVSTFKKLHNRNKYKNILMYLESSHSAAMFDNHTLPHNINVLAISAGGPDEDTWGTWCETNIKPCLAGLFSYAWMNYAENNPDGLRKSQSVFDHFDNVRDIVAHTGKEHPQLYGDWNIGKLPISQFIGYKNRNSSSSETEIKPISGVSKHYTFDKDMIIKGDATVADEHVPIEQKKNIMQAILNNIVELVIPNEHIRNTILKREPIDMHQNQCFDDLLSLFDAKCTDSQKDDNVKNRQEKFNMLAKLCDVDVMSIQQMTAAEAIEKICT is encoded by the exons atgtttttaatttcatggaTTTTATCTGCATTTTGCATTGCAATAGTATTCAGTGCGCATATTAATGAAAACGACCCGAATAACTcgtctaaaaatatatgggCTGTTCTCGTTGCTGGCTCTCACAGGTGGATGCGGTATCGACAtcag tCCAACGTATGTCATGCTTACAAAATACTAAGAGCAAATGGCATTCCAAAGCAccgtattattacatttatgtacgatgatattgcatacaattcaga tacgaataaagacaatattttcattttccatACTGGTCTTGGTGGCCATGATGGATATGTTGAATTCCCGGATTCTGGCGAAGACACCGATTTACACGCACAAGAACTTGtatcaacttttaaaaaattacacaaccgtaataaatataaaaat atattgatGTACTTAGAATCGAGTCATTCTGCTGCTATGTTTGATAACCATACACTTCCTCATAATATAAACG TTTTGGCGATTAGCGCTGGTGGACCAGACGAAGATACATGGGGCACATGGTGcgaaacaaacataaaaccaTGTCTCGCCGGTTTGTTCTCATATGCTTGGATGAATTATGCCGAAAac AATCCTGATGGATTAAGGAAAAGTCAAAGCGTGTTCGATCATTTCGACAATGTCCGAGATATTGTAGCACACACGGGTAAAGAACACCCTCAACTCTACGGTGATTGGAATATCGGAAAGTTACCGATTAGTCAATTCATCGGTTACAAGAATCGCAATTCGTCGAGTTCAGAAACGGAAATAAAACCCATCAGTGGCGTTTCCAAGCACTATACGTTCGACAAAGATATGATAATTAAAGGCGATGCGACTGTGGCAGATGAACATGTCCCTATTGAGCAAAAG AAAAATATCATGCaagcaatattaaataatattgtcgagTTAGTCATTCCAAACGAACATATTAGGAACACGATTTTGAAACGAGAGCCAATTGACATGCACCAAAATCAATGTTTCGATGACTTGTTATCATTGTTTGATGCCAAATGTACTGATTCGCAGAAGGAT gaCAATGTGAAAAATCGTCAAGAGAAATTTAACATGTTAGCAAAGTTATGTGATGTCGATGTTATGAGTATTCAACAGATGACGGCTGCCGAAGCcatagaaaaaatatgcacttga
- the LOC113555503 gene encoding hemoglobinase-like isoform X3 → MFLISWILSAFCIAIVFSAHINENDPNNSSKNIWAVLVAGSHRWMRYRHQSNVCHAYKILRANGIPKHRIITFMYDDIAYNSENPEPGVIRNEPNGTNVYEGVPIDYTGEISTDVRKDVFLDVIQGHADNVKYIGSKRVVLSTNKDNIFIFHTGLGGHDGYVEFPDSGEDTDLHAQELVSTFKKLHNRNKYKNILMYLESSHSAAMFDNHTLPHNINVLAISAGGPDEDTWGTWCETNIKPCLAGLFSYAWMNYAENNPDGLRKSQSVFDHFDNVRDIVAHTGKEHPQLYGDWNIGKLPISQFIGYKNRNSSSSETEIKPISGVSKHYTFDKDMIIKGDATVADEHVPIEQKKNIMQAILNNIVELVIPNEHIRNTILKREPIDMHQNQCFDDLLSLFDAKCTDSQKDVSIDNVKNRQEKFNMLAKLCDVDVMSIQQMTAAEAIEKICT, encoded by the exons atgtttttaatttcatggaTTTTATCTGCATTTTGCATTGCAATAGTATTCAGTGCGCATATTAATGAAAACGACCCGAATAACTcgtctaaaaatatatgggCTGTTCTCGTTGCTGGCTCTCACAGGTGGATGCGGTATCGACAtcag tCCAACGTATGTCATGCTTACAAAATACTAAGAGCAAATGGCATTCCAAAGCAccgtattattacatttatgtacgatgatattgcatacaattcaga aaatcccGAACCCGGTGTGATTAGAAACGAACCAAATGGtacaaatgtttatgaagGTGTACCAATTGATTACACTGGTGAAATAAGTACA GATGTTAGAAAAGATGTATTCTTAGATGTAATTCAAGGACACGCggataatgtaaaatacattggAAGTAAACGAGTGGTATTGAG tacgaataaagacaatattttcattttccatACTGGTCTTGGTGGCCATGATGGATATGTTGAATTCCCGGATTCTGGCGAAGACACCGATTTACACGCACAAGAACTTGtatcaacttttaaaaaattacacaaccgtaataaatataaaaat atattgatGTACTTAGAATCGAGTCATTCTGCTGCTATGTTTGATAACCATACACTTCCTCATAATATAAACG TTTTGGCGATTAGCGCTGGTGGACCAGACGAAGATACATGGGGCACATGGTGcgaaacaaacataaaaccaTGTCTCGCCGGTTTGTTCTCATATGCTTGGATGAATTATGCCGAAAac AATCCTGATGGATTAAGGAAAAGTCAAAGCGTGTTCGATCATTTCGACAATGTCCGAGATATTGTAGCACACACGGGTAAAGAACACCCTCAACTCTACGGTGATTGGAATATCGGAAAGTTACCGATTAGTCAATTCATCGGTTACAAGAATCGCAATTCGTCGAGTTCAGAAACGGAAATAAAACCCATCAGTGGCGTTTCCAAGCACTATACGTTCGACAAAGATATGATAATTAAAGGCGATGCGACTGTGGCAGATGAACATGTCCCTATTGAGCAAAAG AAAAATATCATGCaagcaatattaaataatattgtcgagTTAGTCATTCCAAACGAACATATTAGGAACACGATTTTGAAACGAGAGCCAATTGACATGCACCAAAATCAATGTTTCGATGACTTGTTATCATTGTTTGATGCCAAATGTACTGATTCGCAGAAGGATGTAAGTATA gaCAATGTGAAAAATCGTCAAGAGAAATTTAACATGTTAGCAAAGTTATGTGATGTCGATGTTATGAGTATTCAACAGATGACGGCTGCCGAAGCcatagaaaaaatatgcacttga
- the LOC113555503 gene encoding hemoglobinase-like isoform X1, with translation MFLISWILSAFCIAIVFSAHINENDPNNSSKNIWAVLVAGSHRWMRYRHQSNVCHAYKILRANGIPKHRIITFMYDDIAYNSDTNKDNIFIFHTGLGGHDGYVEFPDSGEDTDLHAQELVSTFKKLHNRNKYKNILMYLESSHSAAMFDNHTLPHNINVLAISAGGPDEDTWGTWCETNIKPCLAGLFSYAWMNYAENNPDGLRKSQSVFDHFDNVRDIVAHTGKEHPQLYGDWNIGKLPISQFIGYKNRNSSSSETEIKPISGVSKHYTFDKDMIIKGDATVADEHVPIEQKKNIMQAILNNIVELVIPNEHIRNTILKREPIDMHQNQCFDDLLSLFDAKCTDSQKDVSIDNVKNRQEKFNMLAKLCDVDVMSIQQMTAAEAIEKICT, from the exons atgtttttaatttcatggaTTTTATCTGCATTTTGCATTGCAATAGTATTCAGTGCGCATATTAATGAAAACGACCCGAATAACTcgtctaaaaatatatgggCTGTTCTCGTTGCTGGCTCTCACAGGTGGATGCGGTATCGACAtcag tCCAACGTATGTCATGCTTACAAAATACTAAGAGCAAATGGCATTCCAAAGCAccgtattattacatttatgtacgatgatattgcatacaattcaga tacgaataaagacaatattttcattttccatACTGGTCTTGGTGGCCATGATGGATATGTTGAATTCCCGGATTCTGGCGAAGACACCGATTTACACGCACAAGAACTTGtatcaacttttaaaaaattacacaaccgtaataaatataaaaat atattgatGTACTTAGAATCGAGTCATTCTGCTGCTATGTTTGATAACCATACACTTCCTCATAATATAAACG TTTTGGCGATTAGCGCTGGTGGACCAGACGAAGATACATGGGGCACATGGTGcgaaacaaacataaaaccaTGTCTCGCCGGTTTGTTCTCATATGCTTGGATGAATTATGCCGAAAac AATCCTGATGGATTAAGGAAAAGTCAAAGCGTGTTCGATCATTTCGACAATGTCCGAGATATTGTAGCACACACGGGTAAAGAACACCCTCAACTCTACGGTGATTGGAATATCGGAAAGTTACCGATTAGTCAATTCATCGGTTACAAGAATCGCAATTCGTCGAGTTCAGAAACGGAAATAAAACCCATCAGTGGCGTTTCCAAGCACTATACGTTCGACAAAGATATGATAATTAAAGGCGATGCGACTGTGGCAGATGAACATGTCCCTATTGAGCAAAAG AAAAATATCATGCaagcaatattaaataatattgtcgagTTAGTCATTCCAAACGAACATATTAGGAACACGATTTTGAAACGAGAGCCAATTGACATGCACCAAAATCAATGTTTCGATGACTTGTTATCATTGTTTGATGCCAAATGTACTGATTCGCAGAAGGATGTAAGTATA gaCAATGTGAAAAATCGTCAAGAGAAATTTAACATGTTAGCAAAGTTATGTGATGTCGATGTTATGAGTATTCAACAGATGACGGCTGCCGAAGCcatagaaaaaatatgcacttga
- the LOC113556742 gene encoding uncharacterized protein LOC113556742 isoform X2, whose protein sequence is MAVRAPAKNDCSCEQTSLHLHAEIENLKQKLLERENHIVNMETNFLCEAEKFPHGEYAALTDEILMWQDKYSRLLESHKRVQRVNQSLEDKLLLLVDKTESEKNVLNSEITIISQKLFDQQFQLNQLNDENERYKNDLNIAIQLLQCKPSHFVSQKYDNLPSEIQSKVRSYIFSKQRRMSDGNGNIAQKSEGKTIKVPIPTFPPTAMVYSLSNDKDIKSSKDAEEGSSQPVNSVSAAILAKVLEERVKERLTQRHCSTCSCSNKSGDLNTDQQECHSPQTDSSDKRVRTFTKYNSSDSGLKLSARSRLCSVRLQEGSNNILLDNAATPYTGPILYKSRSSSGEYDEPLVHSQKLIDRNIHANEHTRILISDEEII, encoded by the exons ATGGCCGTGCGCGCCCCAGCCAAAAAT gaCTGTAGCTGCGAGCAGACTAGCTTACATTTACATgctgaaattgaaaatttaaaacaaaaactattagaaagAGAAAATCACATCGTCAACATGGAGACTAATTTTCTTTGTGAAGCTGAAAAATTTCCTCATGGCGAATATGCTGCATTAACAgatgaaatattaatgtggCAGGACAAATATTCTAG attattagaATCACATAAGAGAGTTCAACGTGTTAACCAAAGTCTtgaagataaattattgttacttgTTGACAAAACTGAATCAGAAAAGAATGTATTAAACTcagaaattacaataatatctcAAAAACTGTTTGACCAACAATTTCAACTGAATCAATTGAATGATGAAAat gaGAGGTATAAAAACGATCTTAATATTGCTATCCAGTTACTACAATGTAAACCATCCCATTTTGTTTctcaaaaatatgataac ctACCAAGTGAAATACAATCCAAAGTTcgaagttatatttttagcaaACAACGTAGAATGTCAGATGGCAATGGTAACATAGCACAGAAATCAGAaggaaaaactataaaagtacCAATTCCTACATTTCCTCCGACAGCAATGGTTTATTCATTGAGTaatg ataaagatATAAAGTCATCAAAAGATGCTGAAGAAGGTTCATCGCAACCTGTGAACAGTGTTTCAGCAGCAATCTTAGCAAAAGTTCTAGAAGAAAGAGTCAAAGAGCGGTTAACTCAACGACACTGTTCTACTTGTTCATGTTCTAACAAAAGTGGCGACCTTAATACAGACCAACAAGAATGTCATTCACCTCAAACTGATTCCTCTGATAAGCGAGTTCGCACCTTCACTAAATATA ATTCCTCTGATAGTGGATTAAAATTATCAGCTCGGTCTAGATTATGTTCAGTACGCTTACAAGAaggaagtaataatatattgttagatAACGCTGCGACACCGTATACAGGtcctatactttataaaagcCGTTCATCTAGTGGCGAATACGATGAACCTTTGGTACACTCACAAAAATTGATTGATCGTAACATCCATGCAAATGAACACACACGCATATTGATTTCAGATgaggaaataatttaa
- the LOC113556742 gene encoding uncharacterized protein LOC113556742 isoform X1, whose product MAVRAPAKNDCSCEQTSLHLHAEIENLKQKLLERENHIVNMETNFLCEAEKFPHGEYAALTDEILMWQDKYSRLLESHKRVQRVNQSLEDKLLLLVDKTESEKNVLNSEITIISQKLFDQQFQLNQLNDENERYKNDLNIAIQLLQCKPSHFVSQKYDNLPSEIQSKVRSYIFSKQRRMSDGNGNIAQKSEGKTIKVPIPTFPPTAMVYSLSNDKDIKSSKDAEEGSSQPVNSVSAAILAKVLEERVKERLTQRHCSTCSCSNKSGDLNTDQQECHSPQTDSSDKRVRTFTKYSKQPMTTKSSESLVSEPELSSYFENSVSLTDSSDSGLKLSARSRLCSVRLQEGSNNILLDNAATPYTGPILYKSRSSSGEYDEPLVHSQKLIDRNIHANEHTRILISDEEII is encoded by the exons ATGGCCGTGCGCGCCCCAGCCAAAAAT gaCTGTAGCTGCGAGCAGACTAGCTTACATTTACATgctgaaattgaaaatttaaaacaaaaactattagaaagAGAAAATCACATCGTCAACATGGAGACTAATTTTCTTTGTGAAGCTGAAAAATTTCCTCATGGCGAATATGCTGCATTAACAgatgaaatattaatgtggCAGGACAAATATTCTAG attattagaATCACATAAGAGAGTTCAACGTGTTAACCAAAGTCTtgaagataaattattgttacttgTTGACAAAACTGAATCAGAAAAGAATGTATTAAACTcagaaattacaataatatctcAAAAACTGTTTGACCAACAATTTCAACTGAATCAATTGAATGATGAAAat gaGAGGTATAAAAACGATCTTAATATTGCTATCCAGTTACTACAATGTAAACCATCCCATTTTGTTTctcaaaaatatgataac ctACCAAGTGAAATACAATCCAAAGTTcgaagttatatttttagcaaACAACGTAGAATGTCAGATGGCAATGGTAACATAGCACAGAAATCAGAaggaaaaactataaaagtacCAATTCCTACATTTCCTCCGACAGCAATGGTTTATTCATTGAGTaatg ataaagatATAAAGTCATCAAAAGATGCTGAAGAAGGTTCATCGCAACCTGTGAACAGTGTTTCAGCAGCAATCTTAGCAAAAGTTCTAGAAGAAAGAGTCAAAGAGCGGTTAACTCAACGACACTGTTCTACTTGTTCATGTTCTAACAAAAGTGGCGACCTTAATACAGACCAACAAGAATGTCATTCACCTCAAACTGATTCCTCTGATAAGCGAGTTCGCACCTTCACTAAATATAGTAAACAACCAATGACTACTAAAAGTTCAGAGTCTCTTGTATCAGAACCCGAATTgtcatcatattttgaaaactctGTATCTTTAACAGATTCCTCTGATAGTGGATTAAAATTATCAGCTCGGTCTAGATTATGTTCAGTACGCTTACAAGAaggaagtaataatatattgttagatAACGCTGCGACACCGTATACAGGtcctatactttataaaagcCGTTCATCTAGTGGCGAATACGATGAACCTTTGGTACACTCACAAAAATTGATTGATCGTAACATCCATGCAAATGAACACACACGCATATTGATTTCAGATgaggaaataatttaa